The genome window taccaaaattttcggtttcggtacggtaattcggtatttaccaaattatgcacagctCTACTCTAACATACGTTAACTTCGACAAAAtacgtgacggcaagatcggagtaggaaaaaatccgttaCTTAAAATACTAAGAATTCTCGTTTGATTCCTCGGAGATGCTGTGAAATCTTGTATGAACAGTTGAAGATCCATACTTAGCATTTGCTATATGACTTGCGTTTGAAGCTTAGGTTTTGTAACATACAAACATTTCTGTTTTGAATGCACATCATAATGGAATTGTGACTTGTGTCTTTTAATAATGGACATGACTCACGTTTTATGTGTCTATCCATTATTAAATGGAAATGACTCACTTTCTTTAAGAATTGCCACAGAACTTAGTTACTTTTTAGTCataattctttaattttttaGCTGCCACGTTACTACACTTTCAACTTATCCAAATTTTCACTCCTTctccttaattaatttattaatcccccactaattcaataattaatcaattatccacataattaagaattatctcaaattacttaaaatactactcacttttaacacaccttatatatcttactatcatggccatgtggtacattgtatggtactagtccataaatatcggatattttagctcgggccgtattttatcccaaaatgtcaaactttgacgaaacttcaacgtacaaaaatgcgggatgtaacagatccaaatataatttgaggattattcatattcttcaaaatgacataaacaaaataaatatgatagtaaacatcactatcaaagtataacttttatttatgtataacAATTACAttaccatactatctactacaaataataaaaattaaaatatttaaatttctacagattcatcaccgatcacatgacttgtttttccttccgggagtgcaaagtaatcagctatatccaaatgcatgaagtctaaattatcttcagaaataaaattttcttcagcatttttctgtcttcttcagggaggcttgatacagctcaaccaggtatTTTGGCGTACGACAGGTatgtgaccagtgcccttttctttcacatctatagcatgcattttctgcctCTGTTACTTGCACCgtttcatgcttttgttccttccttttcccctgctggtggtgaggagggttctttggtgcattattattaccatgactagagtttcttccccgactacggccatgaccacgactggggccatgtcctcttccacgcttagcttgatggaagttcgtctcattcactttagggaatggacaagaactagTAGGTCGGCTtttatggtttttcattaatagccgattatgttgctcggctacaagaagatgtgagataagttcagaatactttttgaatcccatctctcgatattgctgttgCAGGAGCATATTTGaagcatgaaaagtggtgaaagttttctccaatatatcatgatcagtaatattattaccacataatttcaattgggaaataattttgAACATAGTacaattatactcactgatagatttaaaatcttgtatccttagatgagtccaatcataacgtgtctgtggaagaacgaccatcttcaggtggtcatatctatcttttaaattattcCAAAGTATGATTGTATCTTTAATAGCGAGATATTTCGttttcaagccttcatcaaggtgatggggtaggaatatcattgctttggcacggtcttggtttgatgcttgatttttgtccttgatggtgtctgccagacccatcacatcaagatgaatttcagcatcaaacaCTCAAGACATGtaacttttgcccgatatatccaggactacaaattcaagtttagaaagatttgacattatttagaaaaagaaagttcgtacgtctgatactttcaaagtattgctcgagatggcagagtctcgtgctgataacgtgttatgaaatacaaactgtaaagtaaagacaagcgtagagagaaactgatatattattcaaacttcaaacttatgtacataatgaactaaaatctcctctatttatagaagaaaggaagttgctgTGTAAGTTGCTTCTGCaaactgctgtgtaagctgcttgtaagctgccaCTGcatcagatatagataatcttctaccgggggtaatatttatccataatggagtaccgaaaggataaactcgttataccagatatagataatcttctaccgggggtgatgtttatccatatcggagtaccgaaaggataaactcattgtatcagatatagataattttctaccgggggtgatgtttatctataacggagtaccgaaaggataaattTTTTcatgaggcttatttccaatagagtactaaatagataaacatatttaatttacggcggagtctcatatagataaaTTTCTTCAGAAATCTTATTTACAACGaaatactaaatgaacatccataatataatatatttataacaacattGTGCTTTTTCTAAATAGTTGTCTTCTTTCATTATTAACTATTTGTAAGAAAACTACTTTGCTGCTGGAAAGGAAAAGAACCATCACTTTTCCAGAATAACACCTTTAGGAGCTGCTTCTCAACCATTGCATCTGTTGAATTATATTTTcttcttgaaaaaaaaaaaggaagaacacAAGTGCAACTTACCAGTACACGAAGACATGCTAAAATTGATGGAGATGGCATTTGTCATATACGGCTGCTTATGAAACCTATAAATGTGCCATCAGGTCAGTGGCGGAGCCACGTTGAACCAAGGGGTGTCGCTTGACTCCCCTTCATCGGaaaattatactatattattagataattttttttatttatgtatatatataatacgTTGACTCCCCTTCACTTTTcgatatatttaattatttatattttaacattttttgatgaaaattctgACTCTGTCACGGGCTCAGACAATCATTTTTGCCTTAAACAGAAAAGGTCAATATCACGGATTGGCCTGGTTTACTTTTAAGTATTACTGTGAATTTTACCTTGCAAGTTTATCTTGATTTGAAAAAAAGGTAAAGATCCATGTGGACTAACATTTCACGTATTAATATTATTTCCTTCCTCTACGGGTTTTACAATGCGACGTAACAAATTAATATGATCTGAGGAAAAAACAATGCATGGTTGACATAAGAGAAAGTGGCTTTCTGCAGATTTGGTCCAACGAATGCGTCTAATCATCCAATTTTCTCAATGAATTCACCCCGTCGGAGTATAAACTATATATTCTTCTTgaaaatctttttcttttaaaGAAAAGCTCGTGAGATTGAGAAGAAAAAATCCTGACCAAGATTTTCCAAGTCAAGGATTACTGGTTGAGAACTTTATGTGGTGGAATTCTACAAACTAATTACATGTGCATATTAGTctacttctcttttttttttttttttttacatgtgGAGGTTTAACAGGCTTGGTGAAGATGAGAAGTAATAGCAATATTTTTAACTCTCAGAATTAATTGGCCAAAGTTGTTGAATAAAAAAGTAGATAGTCTTACTCGATGATGCATTTACTAAGTGTGTACGGTCAGAACCGATTGAGTCAGTCGCACAGACTGATCGAGACGGCAATACTTCGATCGAAAGGTATCTACTTAAGGTCAGGTCAAGGTCCGAAAAAAGGGGCTTCAGGATTCGAGATCCAAGTCCGATCAAGGATcagttcggtatcattatcgggcCCATGACTAAATCGAACCACGAGGCAAAAGGTTATCGGAGATGGACAGACCGACCAACACCCACCCCGAATATCAAGACTCCGAGTCAGGATCGAACTCGAGTCAAGGCCAATGGCTCGACCCGATATCGAGTTCAAGTCAGTATCGAAGCTCACAGACAaggccgttacagccgcactaagggagagaatcctcGCGGGAAGTAGGgaaaagacaatacatcatgggctctccactacgtattttttattattgtacataaagtaggatccctctactataaaaggagattgaaagatatccccttgtgtttattttccctttatcttattcgttcttcttctcactattctcattctcatagtcaagaatacacgtatttctatttctctatacgatttgtatcaaattatatcacatatccttagaaccatacaaaaatttaactctatccgtttttcgggtaaacagtttggcgcccaccgtggggctaaggataacagtgattatttgatacgaattTGAAAAAATACGTTATTGTGTTTTACCAAAATATCTTGAATTTCTGGTTAGCTACGACTAACCGTCAATCAAATGCCTTCGCTGATCGATAACGGGGCCGGTCTTCAAGAcgaaaacaacaacttgacacccagtactgaAAGACCATCTGTGAAtaccgttggagctcgaatcggagcgcCAATTGATATCAATTTGCAtgtagccattgaggcgaacctacatgctgaacccgagaatagcatccatggtggcactcggtctgcggCTTGAGATACCCATAACATCGAGGAAAACGGcgttagcttgcgtatgattttcgaaatgttgcaagcccaacaggcagcaatagctcagttgcatagccaaacccagctacaaagcaggccggagcccaatccacccCGAGAAATCACTCACAGAACAGAACCAGCCATAGTAAAGTCAAAtaagcaagaatcggggactactcccgatattgctaaattgctcgaggaactcacaaagcgagtcgaagccaacgataaaaaagtaaaaacttataactctagggtcgatcagatcgcgggagctccaccaatgataaaagggttggattcgaaaaaattcgtgcaaaaacctttttccTCGAGAGCAGCCCCGAAACAAATgtccaaaaaattccgtatgcccgaaatacccaaatataacggaacgactgaccccaacgagcacgtcacttcttacacgtgtgccatcaagggcaataatttggaagatgatgagatcgaatatgTACTATTGAAaatattcggtgaaaccctgtcaaagggggcaatggtatggtatcataatttaccatctacctctattgattattttgctatgcttgcagattgcttcgtaaaagcacatgacggagccataaaggtcgaaaccagaaagtcggacctgttcaaggtaatacaaaaggataacgagatgctaagggagtttgtatatcgttttcaaatggaacgaatggatctgccaccagtcacagacgattgggttgttcaagctttcactcaaggtctaaacgagcggagctcgatggcttcacggtggctgaagcaaaatctgatcgactacccagctattacttggactgatgtgcacaatcgatatcaatccaaaataagagtcgaagatgaccagttgatttctaggtccgttacgaaaagaactaccaagcaaaagtcgaccagagatcgataccagccatatagcggaaacgatactactgttgagtatccgaggcctctttaaaatcaacctcgtatactggggggctttatcattgaacacatctgtgatgattatcaagttcggtacaaaggaagttacttcgttatttcatgacaaatagTGTCTCAACAGGaaacgttgtaagagccaaatggtcaaaataaaccatgcttatgtagttggcccgagccctgacgcaaaacatgaacacatgtataatgacttgcaaagaaagccctcttctttaccgatattctatgttcaagatttattatgcaaacaggatcgagttcgagcaagcgctcactcgaccactaagcctacgggctacttttatttcgagttcgagcaagcactcacccgactattacgcctactggctacattgcatcgagttcgaactcgactgctaagcctacgggctacttttatttcgagttcaagcaagcactcactcaaccattaagcctacgggctactttgaccattacgcctacgggctacattatttcgagtttgaatcattcactcgactactaagcctacgggctattttatttcgagttcgagcaagcattcactcgactattatgcctacgggctacattgcatcgagttcgaatcattcactcgactgctaagcctacgggctacttttatttcgagttcgagcaagcactcactcaaccattaagcctacgggctactttgaccattatgcctacgggctacattatttcgagttcgaataattgactcgactactaagcctacgggatacttttatttcgagttcgagtaagcactcacttgacaattacgcctacgggctatattacatcgagttcgaatcattcactcgactactaagcctacgggctacttttattttgagtttaagcaagcactcactcgaccattaagcctacgggctacattatttcgagtttaaatcattcactcgactactaagcctacgggctacttttattttgagttcaagcaagcactcactcgaccattacgcctacgggctacattattttgagcaaaactactcatttcttcgaattCTAACGAACACTTGACTACTTAAGCTGAAGGATGTTCGAGCCCGACAAAGCAAAGAGGACTACCCACAAGGCCCGAAGGCAACAAagattaaaattcaaactatctacttagtttgaaaggctattttacttcaaaaggaagaaagatttatatttacaaattttttgtACAGAGGCGGCTACTCTGCCAAAAGcaagttctttatacaaaaacTGAAAGCGGTATCAAAAGAACGTAGCAAAcgacctaaggccctaaatgactCAATCTTTATCGGAGGTCGTATTCTCGGCATCGTCCTCATCTTCAGACTCCCCCGAGTCATCGGAATCCTCCTTAGTAAAGTCCAACCTCCGAGCTTTGTTCTCCTCCGCCCTGGCgacttcaatctcggccccaatatcgaagccctaagctctgacctcctcgagagcctctctccgagcttgccatttttcatgttcgaccatgctctcaGCTTTGGCTTGTTAACCTCGACATTGATCCTGAACTGAGGCACTTtggcatcagctcttttattggcctcgatcacctcagatctggccacttcaagttctttggccaaatctgctttatctgaagtggccaaatccaaccgatgctgaagctctttcatcttttcAATCATCCCCAAAgcattttctttcgcagatcgaagttgggcataagacagctccaactgagcttcgacggcttcctttttcgaggcaaggatattcatacactttttaaattcttctgcctcggcAAGTAGCGCATCTACCTATGAGTTAAGCCATCTaatctgctcgatcctctgccGAACCTGCACAATCGGATCattagtggttatctcttttcatcttcactatcacgGAACATTCgaaatacctgctcagccatctcctcatgctcttcccgagccgctgtcaaatctgctcgaagtttttcactaaggagcttgtacgagtcactcttctcagtgaggctctGAACCTCGACATCATGCTCCTCCCGAATTCGAAGAAAgacctcgtgatgcaacaccgaagcctacaaacaaaagaaaaaatattacaattacctACAACTCTATGGGCAAAAGATGCAACGAAAACGCCAtcagagttacccgattcaaagcatgttgggcctcgttgaagagacagGCGGGCCCTgtcgcattcatcactgattgatcttcttcggTCACAAAGGACCGTAGGTAGCTGGCAATCCCCACAAGGGAAGAAAAAATTTGGGTATCCGCAGGTACGaagagcactatcttccgccttcGGTCGGGATCGATGCTCGGGGCCGGAAATTGGTCCACCAGTTTATGAGTCGATGAAGGTTCGGTAAAACCCGACCATGATGCTTTTTTGGGTACCGGCATTCCACCAAATCCGGTAACCTCCTCCGAGGCACCTGACTCGAGCCCCTCCAGAAAATCATGGATATCGGCcgactcctgaataccctcataggaccgatcctccaacatgatGGCCTCTCAAATTGTGGCATCCAAAATCTAAGGGGATCAGCCAATGTCAACTATCCCAAActcatcccttgaaatatcttctactgccCGAGAAGATCCACCCTCGGTGTCCCTTTTAATCATCTTAGTTCGAGAAGGGATAATCTCAGCTTCTTCTTACTCTGGGATTATGGCCAAGGTTACCTGATTTGCTTCCACCAAATTGGAAgactgttgaatcacaacattagcccgtacgcaagctaaattctcctctccttcttcgggctcgtcccttaaATGGCGGGCCATTTCCAAAGTCATAACACTAGAGCCCTCTTTCGGCTTTCGAGATCTCTTAGCCGGtttcttcttctccgagctcggggagcccgatacgtcttttttattttttttacctgCTTCAGGACAGGAACTTCTTCGCCACCATATGGGGGACTTATGACTACATCTTTCCGGAGTCCTACAAAAGGGAAGAGGGATATTTACCATACAAAACGATGAAGAGACAAATCGACAAAACGATTTACCATGactgcgggcctcccatcgaccctttgataattcgacccaagcacgctcggagtacggtctctgcaacaCCATACTTTCGACCCATTGTCTAAGATCCGAGATCGGTTCCGGCATTCAAGCTACAGctgtgataaggaaagaaaaatagatcaacaaaataaaaggcaatcacaaaatcaaaacgggAAAAGAGAAACGTTCactcacggctcatattccatttctcggaaaatggcaagtcatcggcagggatcaggtccgaggttttgattcgaacaaaatggcccatccaaccccgaacCCGagtctcatctatgctcgagaatggcgctttggttgctcgacgagcaagcttgatcaaccctcctcgataaagtcagggactgtaaaggcgcataagatgatcgagggtgaagatacgcccatcgaccttgctcgagaaaaatcgaagaagaatcactatcctccaaaaggaatggtgaatttggccgagtgtcacatcgtacctcttacaaaaggcaacgatgacagggtctaaaggtcccaacgtgaaaggataagtgtaaacacttaagaatcCTTCGACGTcggtagtaattgattcatcaggcgatgggattactacgagtttattatcccagttgcattcttgtatgactttatcGAGAACTTTTTCGGTAATTGAACATTGATACCTCGACATTGACTCACACAGACTCGATATTAgagaaggcttttcaattttaaaatcgcCTACAGTCGAACACCCTACCGGAATGTATTCCTCAGGGCGGGGCTCTTCCACATCCTCGCCACCAGCAGGTCGAGATGAAGAAGCGACCTCTTTTTGCAGAATAGTTTTAGACATTTTTTCCATTTAAAATTTCGTGAATAAAGAAcggaagtatttggtgttttaagaaAGAGTTTGCAGTAAAACTCACAGATTTACAGGCAGAAAACTCAGAAGAGACGAAAAGGaacttagaaaaattagaagaTTGAAGATATAAAGTTTGAATGATGGAAGGAGAGTCTATTTATAGATTGaaacaatgacggttcaatatcagaggtggccgaccaccgtctgacacattaaatgccttggtaaaacCGAACCGATGGGAcatctatcacatacgtcatgatcgAGATCGATGTAAATGTCAgtatatatctgatcgagct of Nicotiana tomentosiformis chromosome 7, ASM39032v3, whole genome shotgun sequence contains these proteins:
- the LOC138895463 gene encoding uncharacterized protein; the encoded protein is MARHLRDEPEEGEENLACVRANVVIQQSSNLVEANQASVLHHEVFLRIREEHDVEVQSLTEKSDSYKLLSEKLRADLTAAREEHEEMAEQVDALLAEAEEFKKCMNILASKKEAVEAQLELSYAQLRSAKENALGMIEKMKELQHRLDLATSDKADLAKELEVARSEVIEANKRADAKVPQFRINVEVNKPKLRAWSNMKNGKLGERLSRRSELRASILGPRLKSPGRRRTKLGGWTLLRRIPMTRGSLKMRTMPRIRPPIKIESFRALGRLLRSFDTAFSFCIKNLLLAE